The sequence below is a genomic window from Clostridium sp. BJN0001.
ATACATACCCAAAAATATAACTTTGCATGAAATATTTCTTCGGCTAATTACACCTTTTTTTATTACTCATTGTCTGCCGACTCGTAATAAATACTATTTATAAAAAGCACCTCTACCTTAGGCTTTCATTATTCATTTATTCTTGGAATTAATTATATCACTCCTTACCTATATAATCAAACATTATATTTATTTAAAAAATAATTGGAATTTCATTCTAATAATGCTACAATTATAATAAAACAGTTATAATATTATAATTATATAGATTTATCTATGGGAGTGATAATTATGAACCTCAAGAAAAGAAATAATAATACCAAAGTAAAGAAACAAAAAACTATAAAATCAAAACTAATATTATTAATGCTTTCAATATCAATTATTCCTATTGTAATCGTATCTATTATTTCATTATCCCAAATTAATTCAATAACTTCTTCAAATTTTGAATCAACAAGTACAGAAACGACTGAGAATTCAAAGGATTTATTAGATATACAATTTCAATCAATTATAAATTCAATAAAATCGTTTGCGGATGATGATCTTTTTTCTTTTGGGGCTTTTGAAAACGATACTACTATTGATTCTATGCCTCAAATTAAAAATAATTTACGATTAATTAAAAATTCAAATAATTCAATACTGTCATGTACTTTTACTCTTGCAAAAAGTAAAAGCACTTATACGTATCCTGAAGAAATGGCTATTGATTCAAAAGATCCAACATCAATAGAAAGTTATAAAGGTGGTCTATCATATGCTTCATCGCATAATCCTTTTATTACTAACATCTATAAGAGTTCAATAACTGGAAATGACTGTGTAACTATTTCTTACGGAATCAGAACTAACAATGAAAATGTTGGTGTTATATCTGTTGATCTAGATCTTCAAGGATTATCAGAATCATTAACTAATATCCTTGGAGCAAATAATAATTATACTTTTATCCTTACTGATAGTAATGGAGAAATAATTGCAAGTACAGATGAAAATATAGTAACTGCAAATGACGTTAAGAATTATTCTATATGGGAAGAGATTGCATCAAATGTAAGAGGAACAGATACATTTTCATTAAATAGCAAGAAATATTTTGCATCATATGAAACATCTGATACTACCGGATGGAAATTTATATGCACTATTCCTGAAAGTGTTCTTACAAAATCACAAAGATCATTATTTGTATATTTTCTTTTAATTTTAATACTTGCCATTACATGCATAGTACTTGTAAGTGGTATATTTTCAAAAAAGATTGCAAATAATATTCAATTAATAAAGAAATCACTTATTGAAGCATCAAAAGGAAACTTTAATACTTCAATAAAAGTTAATTCTGGTGATGAGTTCGATGAACTTGCAGAAAGCTTTAATAAAATGTCGACTAACATTTCTTCATTACTTGGAAATGTTAATTTATCCGCTCAAAACGTAAGTTCTTCGTCTGTAAAATTAAATGATATGAGCAAAAGTTTATCAAGTTCAATATCAACTGTAAATGATTCAACAAGTAAAATTGCATTAGGGACAAGTAAGTCTACAGAAGATATCGATATACTTAC
It includes:
- a CDS encoding methyl-accepting chemotaxis protein, producing the protein MNLKKRNNNTKVKKQKTIKSKLILLMLSISIIPIVIVSIISLSQINSITSSNFESTSTETTENSKDLLDIQFQSIINSIKSFADDDLFSFGAFENDTTIDSMPQIKNNLRLIKNSNNSILSCTFTLAKSKSTYTYPEEMAIDSKDPTSIESYKGGLSYASSHNPFITNIYKSSITGNDCVTISYGIRTNNENVGVISVDLDLQGLSESLTNILGANNNYTFILTDSNGEIIASTDENIVTANDVKNYSIWEEIASNVRGTDTFSLNSKKYFASYETSDTTGWKFICTIPESVLTKSQRSLFVYFLLILILAITCIVLVSGIFSKKIANNIQLIKKSLIEASKGNFNTSIKVNSGDEFDELAESFNKMSTNISSLLGNVNLSAQNVSSSSVKLNDMSKSLSSSISTVNDSTSKIALGTSKSTEDIDILTSSMNNVSDSVNSIDSLTENVNAMANKANILSNDGLEIIKSLIEKSTETKNNTSQVDSIINLIFKSVQKIGKMNESITKITEQTNMLSLNASIEAARAGESGKGFAVVANQIKKLAEMTADSASNINATVKDINQNVLNAVNKSKQTVQAVEHQEHSVKESETIFTNIISSINSLSLKVNNIANDLNTLSSKKDEVLNQVSNISNIVNDTSEGASKVSSSCEKVNDTTVKFFEASNKLKELSDNLEKELNKFTYSSNK